A stretch of Lathyrus oleraceus cultivar Zhongwan6 chromosome 6, CAAS_Psat_ZW6_1.0, whole genome shotgun sequence DNA encodes these proteins:
- the LOC127092497 gene encoding myb family transcription factor PHL5 isoform X2, translating into MNENKINYLGMIQQNHRLNGGFNSELGNCSSQYFDMRNASNIGQPFSMEQSSSTTIISRFESPNSAFYATEICMGFPTYDLEFPLYQCPRENIFLHSSTNQTSNSFDLSNLNPLQTLVRSSQLNSDDQCCRSPEKSNGNFQHNFFIDDPTSISMSPLIHSNGNQDHKLHFSHQQEKVSRTMSTGNVSTISGNPCGSSSVSSKTRIRWNQDLHEKFVECVNRLGGAEKATPKAILRLMELDGLTIFHVKSHLQKYRIAKYMPEPTQGKYEKRTHVENAHLDVKSGLQIREALQLQLDVQRRLHEQLEIQRKLQLRIEEQGKQLKMMFDQQQKTNIGQLNTQNLDNTSNIDTQISLKDIEVSSFEASGNSLFPLKIS; encoded by the exons ATGAATGAGAATAAGATTAATTATTTAGGAATGATTCAACAAAACCATAGACTAAATGGTGGTTTTAATTCTGAGCTAGGAAATTGTTCAAGTCAATATTTTGATATGAGAAATGCTTCAAATATTGGTCAACCATTTTCAATGGAGCAATCATCATCTACCACAATTATAAGCCGTTTTGAGTCACCAAATTCAGCTTTTTATGCAACAGAAATTTGCATGGGATTTCCAACTTATGATTTGGAATTTCCTTTGTATCAATGTCCAAGGGAAAATATTTTTCTTCATTCTTCAACAAACCAAACTAGTAATAGCTTTGATTTGTCAAACTTAAACCCTTTGCAAACACTGGTTAGATCATCTCAATTGAATAGTGATGATCAATGTTGTAGATCTCCTGAGAAATCCAATGGAAATTTTCAACATAATTTCTTCATTGATGACCCGACGTCGATTAGTATGAGTCCATTAATTCATTCTAATGGAAATCAGGATCATAAA TTACATTTCTCTCATCAACAAGAGAAAGTTTCTCGAACAATGTCAACTGGAAATGTGTCAACAATTTCTGGAAACCCTTGCGGATCATCATCGGTCTCGAGTAAAACAAGAATAAGATGGAATCAAGATCTTCATGAGAAGTTTGTTGAGTGTGTGAATCGTCTTGGAGGCGCCGAGA AGGCGACACCGAAAGCTATTTTAAGGTTGATGGAATTAGATGGGTTGACGATCTTTCATGTTAAAAGTCATCTGCAGAAATATAGAATTGCGAAATACATGCCAGAACCAACTCAGG GGAAATATGAGAAAAGAACTCATGTAGAGAATGCGCATCTTGATGTCAAATC TGGCTTGCAAATAAGAGAGGCACTTCAACTTCAACTCGATGTTCAGAGGCGTCTTCACGAACAACTTGAG ATTCAGAGAAAATTACAGTTGCGAATCGAGGAACAAGGAAAGCAGCTGAAGATGATGTTTGACCAACAACAAAAGACAAATATCGGCCAATTGAATACTCAGAATTTGGATAATACATCAAATATTGATACACAAATTAGTCTTAAAGATATCGAGGTTTCGAGTTTTGAAGCTTCGGGAAATTCCTTATTCCCTTTAAAGATAAGTTAG
- the LOC127092497 gene encoding myb family transcription factor PHL5 isoform X1 yields MNENKINYLGMIQQNHRLNGGFNSELGNCSSQYFDMRNASNIGQPFSMEQSSSTTIISRFESPNSAFYATEICMGFPTYDLEFPLYQCPRENIFLHSSTNQTSNSFDLSNLNPLQTLVRSSQLNSDDQCCRSPEKSNGNFQHNFFIDDPTSISMSPLIHSNGNQDHKLHFSHQQEKVSRTMSTGNVSTISGNPCGSSSVSSKTRIRWNQDLHEKFVECVNRLGGAESLIVEATPKAILRLMELDGLTIFHVKSHLQKYRIAKYMPEPTQGKYEKRTHVENAHLDVKSGLQIREALQLQLDVQRRLHEQLEIQRKLQLRIEEQGKQLKMMFDQQQKTNIGQLNTQNLDNTSNIDTQISLKDIEVSSFEASGNSLFPLKIS; encoded by the exons ATGAATGAGAATAAGATTAATTATTTAGGAATGATTCAACAAAACCATAGACTAAATGGTGGTTTTAATTCTGAGCTAGGAAATTGTTCAAGTCAATATTTTGATATGAGAAATGCTTCAAATATTGGTCAACCATTTTCAATGGAGCAATCATCATCTACCACAATTATAAGCCGTTTTGAGTCACCAAATTCAGCTTTTTATGCAACAGAAATTTGCATGGGATTTCCAACTTATGATTTGGAATTTCCTTTGTATCAATGTCCAAGGGAAAATATTTTTCTTCATTCTTCAACAAACCAAACTAGTAATAGCTTTGATTTGTCAAACTTAAACCCTTTGCAAACACTGGTTAGATCATCTCAATTGAATAGTGATGATCAATGTTGTAGATCTCCTGAGAAATCCAATGGAAATTTTCAACATAATTTCTTCATTGATGACCCGACGTCGATTAGTATGAGTCCATTAATTCATTCTAATGGAAATCAGGATCATAAA TTACATTTCTCTCATCAACAAGAGAAAGTTTCTCGAACAATGTCAACTGGAAATGTGTCAACAATTTCTGGAAACCCTTGCGGATCATCATCGGTCTCGAGTAAAACAAGAATAAGATGGAATCAAGATCTTCATGAGAAGTTTGTTGAGTGTGTGAATCGTCTTGGAGGCGCCGAGA GCTTGATTGTAGAGGCGACACCGAAAGCTATTTTAAGGTTGATGGAATTAGATGGGTTGACGATCTTTCATGTTAAAAGTCATCTGCAGAAATATAGAATTGCGAAATACATGCCAGAACCAACTCAGG GGAAATATGAGAAAAGAACTCATGTAGAGAATGCGCATCTTGATGTCAAATC TGGCTTGCAAATAAGAGAGGCACTTCAACTTCAACTCGATGTTCAGAGGCGTCTTCACGAACAACTTGAG ATTCAGAGAAAATTACAGTTGCGAATCGAGGAACAAGGAAAGCAGCTGAAGATGATGTTTGACCAACAACAAAAGACAAATATCGGCCAATTGAATACTCAGAATTTGGATAATACATCAAATATTGATACACAAATTAGTCTTAAAGATATCGAGGTTTCGAGTTTTGAAGCTTCGGGAAATTCCTTATTCCCTTTAAAGATAAGTTAG